A stretch of DNA from Erwinia aphidicola:
GCCGCCGTCTGCGTGGTCAATGCCGATGATGCGATGACCATGCCGGTGCGTGGTGCCGACACGCGCTGCGTCAGTTTTGGCGCCGACGTCGGCGATTATCATCTCAATCACCAGCAGGGCAGTATCTGGCTGCGGGTGAAAGGCGAGAAAGTGCTGAACACCGATGAGATGCATCTGGTCGGTAAGCACAACTACACCAACGCGCTGGCCGCGCTGGCGCTGGCGGACGCCGTCGGCCTGCCGCGTGCCAGCAGCCTGAAAGCGTTAACCACCTTCGCCGGTCTGCCGCACCGTTTCCAACTGGTGCATGAGCGCAACGGCGTGCGCTGGATAAATGATTCCAAAGCCACCAACGTCGGCAGCACCGAAGCGGCGCTGAAGGGGTTACAGGTTAAGGGAACGCTGCATCTGCTGCTCGGCGGTGACGGTAAATCCGCCGACTTCAGCGCGCTGGCACCCTACCTGCAGGGGGAGCGTATCCGCATCTGGTGCTTTGGCCGTGACGGTGCGGAGCTGGCTGAGCTGCGCCCGGAAATTGCCGTGCAGACGGAAACCCTGGCTGAAGCGGTGCAGCAGATTAAAACCGTACTGCAGCCTGGCGATCTGGTGCTGCTGTCTCCGGCCTGCGCCAGCCTCGATCAGTTTAAAAACTTTGAGCAGCGCGGCGACGTGTTTGCCCAACTGGCGCGGGAGGCTGACTGATGCGCGTTCCTGGTCTGAGCCTTGCCAGCGGTATTTCTGACCTGCTGAGAAACTGGGTCATGGGATCGCGTGAAAGCGATACCAACTCGATGGTGCTGTATGACCGCACCCTGCTATGGCTGACGTTTGGCCTGGCGATTATAGGTTTTGTGATGGTGACATCGGCGTCGATGCCGGTTGGCCAGCGTCTTAACGATGACCCGTTCTACTTTGCCAAGCGCGATGCGTTTTACATCCTGCTGGCGATGGGGATGGCGCTGGTGACCCTGCGCGTGCCGATGGATTTCTGGCAGCGCTACAGCAATATCATGCTGCTGGGCACCGTTGCCATGCTGCTGGTGGTGCTGGTGGTGGGTAGCTCGGTTAACGGGGCATCGCGCTGGATCGCCCTCGGCCCGTTGCGTATCCAGCCTGCCGAGCTGTCAAAACTGTCGCTGTTCTGCTATCTCGCCAGCTATCTGGTGCGTAAGGTCGAAGAGGTTCGTAACAACTTTTGGGGCTTCTGCAAGCCGATGGGCGTGATGGTGGTGCTGGCGGTACTGCTGCTGGCGCAGCCGGACCTCGGTACGGTGGTAGTGCTGTTTGTCACCACGCTGGCGATGCTGTTCCTTGCCGGGGCAAAACTGTGGCAGTTCCTTGCGATTATCGGCTCCGGGATTTTCGCCGTCTGCCTGCTGATTGTGGCCGAACCCTATCGTATGCGTCGCGTCACCTCCTTCTGGAACCCGTGGGAAGATCCGTTTGGCAGTGGCTACCAGCTGACCCAGTCCCTGATGGCGTTTGGCCGTGGGGAATTCTGGGGCCAGGGCTTAGGTAACTCCGTGCAAAAACTGGAATATTTACCGGAAGCTCACACCGACTTTATCTTCTCGATTATCGGAGAAGAACTGGGTTATATCGGTGTGGTTTTAGCCCTGTTAATGGTATTCTTCGTCGCTTTTCGCGCGATGTCCATCGGGCGAAAAGCTTTAGAGATCGATCAGCGCTTTTCCGGCTTCCTCGCCTGTTCAATTGGCGTCTGGTTTAGCTTCCAGGCACTGGTTAACGTCGGGGCCGCAGCGGGCATGTTACCGACCAAAGGTCTGACGCTGCCGCTGATCAGTTACGGTGGTTCGAGTCTGATTATTATGTCGACCGCCATCGTGTTCCTGTTACGCATAGATTATGAGACGCGTCTGGCGAAAGCCCAGGCGTTCACCAGAGGGTAGTTGATGACTGGAAAGCGACTGATGGTGATGGCTGGCGGAACCGGTGGGCATGTTTTCCCCGGGCTGGCGGTGGCACACCATCTGATGGCGCAGGGCTGGCAGGTACGCTGGCTTGGAACCGCTGACCGTATGGAAGCGGACCTGGTGCCGAAGCACGGCATCGAAATTGATTTTATTCGCATCAGCGGGCTGCGTGGCAAAGGCATCAAAGCATTACTGGCGGCGCCACTGCGCATCTTCAACGCCTGGCGTCAGGCGCGGGCGATTATGAAAGCCTGGCAGCCGGATGTGGTACTGGGAATGGGCGGTTACGTTTCCGGCCCCGGCGGTCTGGCCGCGTGGAGCTGCGGTATTCCGGTGGTGCTGCATGAGCAGAACGGCATTGCGGGTCTGACTAACAAATGGCTGGCGAAGATTGCCAGCAAAGTGATGCAGGCCTTCCCAGGTGCCTTCCCTAAGGCGGAAGTGGTGGGGAACCCGGTGCGAACC
This window harbors:
- the murD gene encoding UDP-N-acetylmuramoyl-L-alanine--D-glutamate ligase — encoded protein: MADYQGKKVVIIGLGLTGLSCVDFFVARGVTPRVMDTRVVPPGLEKLPKEVERWLGSLNEDWLLAADLIVASPGMALAHPSLMAAADAGVEIVGDIELFCREAQAPIVAITGSNGKSTVTTLVGEMAKAAGWQVGVGGNIGLPALMLLEQPAQLYVLELSSFQLETTTSLRAAAATILNVTEDHMDRYPLGMQQYRAAKLRIYENAAVCVVNADDAMTMPVRGADTRCVSFGADVGDYHLNHQQGSIWLRVKGEKVLNTDEMHLVGKHNYTNALAALALADAVGLPRASSLKALTTFAGLPHRFQLVHERNGVRWINDSKATNVGSTEAALKGLQVKGTLHLLLGGDGKSADFSALAPYLQGERIRIWCFGRDGAELAELRPEIAVQTETLAEAVQQIKTVLQPGDLVLLSPACASLDQFKNFEQRGDVFAQLAREAD
- the ftsW gene encoding cell division protein FtsW, whose amino-acid sequence is MRVPGLSLASGISDLLRNWVMGSRESDTNSMVLYDRTLLWLTFGLAIIGFVMVTSASMPVGQRLNDDPFYFAKRDAFYILLAMGMALVTLRVPMDFWQRYSNIMLLGTVAMLLVVLVVGSSVNGASRWIALGPLRIQPAELSKLSLFCYLASYLVRKVEEVRNNFWGFCKPMGVMVVLAVLLLAQPDLGTVVVLFVTTLAMLFLAGAKLWQFLAIIGSGIFAVCLLIVAEPYRMRRVTSFWNPWEDPFGSGYQLTQSLMAFGRGEFWGQGLGNSVQKLEYLPEAHTDFIFSIIGEELGYIGVVLALLMVFFVAFRAMSIGRKALEIDQRFSGFLACSIGVWFSFQALVNVGAAAGMLPTKGLTLPLISYGGSSLIIMSTAIVFLLRIDYETRLAKAQAFTRG